The Desulfofalx alkaliphila DSM 12257 genome contains a region encoding:
- a CDS encoding YvrJ family protein, producing the protein MEELLQAIGNYGFPMVIAGYLLVRMEPVIRDLQRSVTLLTMVVARQSDIDVEHLKKIVDGKW; encoded by the coding sequence ATGGAAGAACTACTGCAAGCCATTGGCAACTACGGCTTTCCCATGGTAATTGCCGGCTACCTCTTGGTGAGAATGGAGCCGGTCATAAGGGATCTGCAGCGGTCGGTGACTTTGCTAACCATGGTGGTAGCCAGGCAGTCTGATATAGATGTGGAACATTTAAAGAAGATAGTTGACGGGAAGTGGTAG
- a CDS encoding WecB/TagA/CpsF family glycosyltransferase, with protein MRIELLGAYIDALNMNETVDKLAGFVKSGRPHQVITLNPEYLYRAQGRQDLLDLVNRVDLVTADGTGIVWAAKMAGTPVPERVTGIDLMLRLCARGDYEGWRVFLLGASPGVAQEAGEKLKEQFPGLDIVGTHHGYFTDGESRRIVDLICEAKPHLLFVALGMPRQEEWIARHQPKMGVPVAMGVGGSFDVISGRKERAPLWAQRMKIEWLYRLVKEPSRFRRQLVLPKFAALVIKRYVWKA; from the coding sequence TTGCGAATTGAGCTGCTGGGCGCCTACATTGATGCCTTAAATATGAATGAAACGGTGGATAAGTTGGCTGGGTTTGTCAAGAGCGGCCGGCCCCACCAGGTGATTACATTAAACCCGGAATATTTGTACCGGGCCCAAGGACGGCAGGACTTGCTTGATTTGGTCAACCGGGTGGACTTGGTTACCGCCGACGGCACCGGCATTGTTTGGGCTGCCAAAATGGCCGGCACACCGGTGCCCGAGCGGGTTACCGGCATTGACTTAATGCTGCGCCTGTGTGCCCGGGGAGATTATGAGGGCTGGCGGGTCTTTTTATTGGGGGCATCCCCGGGGGTGGCCCAAGAGGCCGGAGAGAAACTAAAGGAGCAGTTTCCCGGCCTGGACATAGTCGGCACCCACCACGGCTACTTTACCGACGGCGAAAGCCGGCGGATTGTGGATTTAATCTGTGAGGCAAAACCCCACCTGCTTTTTGTGGCCCTGGGCATGCCCCGGCAGGAGGAGTGGATTGCCAGGCACCAGCCAAAGATGGGTGTGCCGGTGGCCATGGGGGTGGGCGGCAGTTTTGATGTGATATCCGGCCGTAAAGAGCGGGCACCCCTGTGGGCCCAAAGGATGAAAATAGAATGGCTGTACCGGCTGGTAAAGGAACCGTCCCGATTTAGGCGGCAGTTGGTGCTGCCTAAGTTTGCAGCCCTGGTTATAAAAAGGTATGTGTGGAAGGCATAA
- a CDS encoding VanZ family protein: MSIKKFLSWSLVILWMALIFHLSHQPATVSNELSTGITELIVKTVEKIAPNAEFDIRSFNNIVRKNAHFFAYLVLGMLVINALRRSGVPGYRSVLITLGICVLYAISDEIHQLFIPGRSGEVRDVLIDSTGASLGVAIYWAASRLVKGSKTKDRN; the protein is encoded by the coding sequence ATGTCCATTAAAAAATTTCTTTCTTGGTCACTTGTTATTCTATGGATGGCATTGATATTCCATTTATCACACCAGCCGGCAACAGTATCAAACGAATTAAGCACAGGAATAACAGAGCTTATTGTAAAAACAGTAGAAAAAATTGCTCCCAATGCGGAGTTTGATATAAGAAGTTTCAATAATATAGTAAGAAAGAACGCCCACTTTTTTGCCTATTTGGTATTGGGCATGTTAGTGATAAATGCCCTTAGAAGAAGTGGTGTACCTGGTTACCGCAGCGTGCTTATAACTCTGGGAATTTGTGTTCTTTATGCCATATCGGATGAAATCCATCAATTATTTATCCCCGGCAGAAGTGGAGAGGTTCGGGATGTTTTAATTGATAGCACCGGGGCCAGCCTTGGGGTTGCCATTTACTGGGCAGCTAGTCGTTTGGTAAAGGGAAGTAAAACTAAAGATAGAAATTAA
- a CDS encoding DUF1659 domain-containing protein, translating into MAVIRNITDSTLRLKLQTGTDHQGNPVFVNRSYRNIKMDAEDQKVYEVAELLAGLQTFTLNAIERIDANQLIEQ; encoded by the coding sequence ATGGCTGTTATCAGAAATATTACTGACTCTACACTGCGTTTAAAGCTGCAAACCGGCACTGACCATCAGGGCAATCCGGTTTTTGTAAACCGGTCCTACCGAAACATAAAAATGGATGCCGAGGATCAAAAGGTCTATGAGGTGGCCGAGCTGCTGGCAGGTTTGCAGACCTTTACGCTAAATGCCATAGAACGAATTGATGCCAACCAGTTGATTGAACAGTAA
- a CDS encoding copper amine oxidase N-terminal domain-containing protein, whose product MKKRLITLLTLCIFFFSTSLAMAASPSIYINGDQLVTEKPAIVKDGRTLLPLRVVFEALDQEVNWNAENKSITSGDIWLQIDNPVAKVDGKEMKLDVPAQLIDGSTYVPLRFVAESLGKEVNWIANEKRIDIIDIEDEEELDEEELDEEEELDDEELDDEEALDDEEDEEEEDEEEDEDEEVEEDEEK is encoded by the coding sequence ATGAAAAAGAGACTAATCACACTTTTAACTTTATGTATTTTCTTCTTCAGTACCAGCCTAGCCATGGCAGCGTCACCGTCCATCTATATTAACGGAGACCAATTAGTTACAGAAAAACCTGCTATTGTTAAGGACGGCAGAACCCTTCTGCCTTTAAGGGTTGTTTTTGAAGCGCTGGATCAGGAAGTTAATTGGAATGCTGAAAATAAGTCCATTACTTCCGGTGATATTTGGCTGCAAATAGACAACCCGGTTGCCAAAGTTGACGGCAAAGAGATGAAGTTAGATGTACCGGCCCAATTAATTGACGGCAGCACCTATGTGCCCTTGCGCTTTGTTGCCGAAAGCCTAGGTAAAGAAGTTAATTGGATTGCTAATGAAAAACGCATTGACATCATTGACATTGAAGATGAAGAAGAACTAGATGAAGAAGAATTAGATGAAGAAGAAGAGTTAGATGATGAGGAACTGGATGATGAAGAAGCATTAGACGACGAAGAAGATGAAGAAGAGGAAGATGAAGAAGAAGACGAAGACGAAGAAGTAGAAGAGGATGAAGAAAAATAA
- a CDS encoding RNA polymerase sigma factor, translating to MIRTNKKMKRVGCFPTRTPRKDDFSEYVYCFADGSKSVIARSELSPEIDAVMYEMLRAEGNNNEVQIEKHRAYAKGQEKQDALLHMQPSSGDFEENVILGVELREAMKLLQARQRELIYKKFIEGKSNTQIAREEGVTEGAIRARLRKIRNKLRLFKGSMN from the coding sequence ATGATTAGAACTAATAAAAAAATGAAAAGGGTGGGCTGCTTTCCCACCCGCACCCCAAGGAAGGACGATTTCAGTGAATATGTCTATTGCTTTGCTGACGGCAGTAAGTCGGTAATAGCCAGAAGCGAACTAAGTCCGGAGATTGATGCGGTGATGTATGAAATGCTTAGGGCAGAGGGCAATAATAACGAGGTGCAGATTGAAAAGCACAGGGCCTATGCCAAAGGGCAGGAAAAGCAAGATGCCTTACTTCATATGCAGCCTTCAAGCGGTGATTTTGAAGAGAATGTGATTTTAGGTGTGGAGCTGCGGGAGGCAATGAAATTATTGCAAGCCCGGCAGCGAGAATTAATTTATAAAAAGTTTATTGAGGGTAAAAGTAATACCCAGATTGCCAGGGAGGAGGGGGTTACCGAGGGTGCTATCCGGGCCAGACTAAGAAAGATCAGGAATAAATTGAGGCTCTTCAAGGGCTCAATGAATTGA
- a CDS encoding D-Ala-D-Ala carboxypeptidase family metallohydrolase: protein MGSKGSEVVELQRQLAAAGFKPGPADGIFGPLTKDAVLALQGYCGLSMDGIVGEESRRALQLLGGGPAVQKRRLTANFKEGEFACPCCGRLKINIRLVHLLERLRSGLGNYPVVITSGYRCPQHNRRVGGATGSEHVLGNAADIRVQGTAPEKVASAAEGLGFPGVGRYSSFTHVDVRLGHLARWRG, encoded by the coding sequence ATGGGAAGTAAAGGCAGTGAAGTGGTAGAACTGCAAAGGCAGCTGGCGGCGGCAGGCTTTAAGCCCGGGCCGGCGGATGGCATCTTTGGCCCGCTGACCAAAGATGCCGTGCTGGCTCTACAGGGTTACTGCGGTTTATCCATGGACGGCATTGTGGGGGAAGAAAGCCGGCGGGCCCTGCAGCTGCTGGGCGGCGGCCCGGCGGTACAGAAGAGAAGGCTTACCGCCAACTTTAAAGAGGGGGAGTTTGCCTGCCCCTGCTGCGGAAGGTTAAAGATAAATATCCGCCTGGTGCACCTGTTAGAGCGGCTGCGGTCCGGCTTGGGCAATTATCCGGTGGTAATTACATCGGGCTATCGCTGCCCACAGCACAACCGCCGGGTGGGCGGGGCCACCGGCAGTGAACATGTGCTGGGCAATGCCGCCGACATAAGGGTGCAGGGCACTGCACCGGAAAAGGTGGCGTCGGCTGCCGAAGGCCTGGGCTTTCCTGGGGTGGGCAGGTACAGCAGTTTTACCCATGTGGATGTGCGGCTTGGCCACTTGGCAAGGTGGAGAGGTTAG
- a CDS encoding DUF2922 domain-containing protein yields the protein MGATLEMIFVNAGGSRVTLRVADPQPALDEQQVRDAMEAIVEKDVFTSSGGSLVGIVAARIVTREVTDLNILQ from the coding sequence ATGGGTGCTACTTTGGAGATGATCTTTGTCAATGCCGGTGGCAGCAGGGTAACACTGCGTGTGGCAGATCCCCAGCCTGCTCTTGACGAGCAGCAAGTGAGGGATGCCATGGAAGCAATTGTGGAAAAGGATGTGTTTACCAGCAGCGGCGGCAGTCTGGTGGGTATTGTGGCAGCTAGAATTGTAACCCGTGAAGTAACTGATTTAAACATTTTGCAGTAG
- a CDS encoding CBO0543 family protein, translating to MGLFLHYREIQAQSEADRLLREYWLKETFLHWEWWLMLALTIIPWIIWWKIVDRKRLFEILTYGFFVMMISIILDAVGVEFDLWDYRHRIVPFFDVFVTYDMAVMPVIYMVIYQFFNGWKSFIIASILVSAVFAFISEPLLVWMDLYLLINWSYFYSFPIYFAIALAFKYVMIKLIKISARGL from the coding sequence GTGGGGCTCTTCCTGCACTATAGGGAAATTCAAGCACAGTCGGAGGCTGATAGGCTGCTGCGGGAATACTGGTTGAAAGAGACCTTTCTTCACTGGGAATGGTGGCTTATGCTGGCCCTTACTATAATCCCTTGGATTATCTGGTGGAAAATTGTAGATCGCAAACGCCTATTTGAAATACTTACCTATGGCTTTTTTGTTATGATGATATCCATAATTCTTGATGCAGTGGGTGTAGAGTTTGACCTATGGGACTACAGGCACCGGATAGTGCCTTTTTTTGATGTTTTTGTCACCTACGACATGGCTGTGATGCCGGTTATATATATGGTGATTTACCAGTTTTTTAATGGCTGGAAATCATTCATAATTGCCAGTATTCTTGTTTCAGCGGTTTTTGCCTTTATCTCTGAACCATTACTGGTATGGATGGATCTTTATCTGCTCATAAATTGGAGTTATTTTTATTCTTTTCCCATCTACTTTGCCATTGCCCTTGCCTTTAAATATGTAATGATAAAGCTTATAAAGATTTCTGCCAGGGGCCTTTGA
- the galU gene encoding UTP--glucose-1-phosphate uridylyltransferase GalU: MNVRKAIIPAAGLGTRFLPATKAQPKEMLPIVDKPTLQYIIEEAVDSGIDEILIITGRNKKSIEDHFDRSIELELELEKKGKDDLLKEVRKISDMVNIHYIRQKEPKGLGHAIYCAKSFIGNEPFAVLLGDDIVYADKPCLKQMIEVYQEYKTTVLGVQEVPEEDVNKYGIVDGKHIEGKVYKVKDLIEKPAIKDAPSNVAILGRYIINSAIFDILEHTQPGKGGEIQLTDALKELARQEAVYAYSFEGRRYDVGDKQGFLEATVEHALRREDLREGFLEYLRKIIALDEAAVTKE, encoded by the coding sequence ATGAATGTACGCAAAGCAATTATACCGGCGGCAGGTTTAGGTACTCGTTTCTTACCGGCTACAAAGGCACAACCTAAAGAAATGTTACCCATAGTGGATAAACCAACACTACAATACATTATCGAAGAGGCTGTGGATTCTGGTATAGATGAAATATTGATTATCACCGGCAGAAACAAAAAGTCCATTGAGGATCACTTTGATAGATCCATCGAACTAGAGCTTGAATTAGAGAAGAAGGGCAAAGATGATCTGCTAAAAGAGGTTAGGAAAATCTCAGATATGGTGAATATTCATTATATCCGTCAAAAGGAGCCAAAGGGATTAGGCCATGCCATTTACTGCGCCAAAAGCTTTATCGGCAATGAACCCTTTGCAGTGCTATTAGGGGATGACATAGTCTATGCAGATAAGCCTTGCCTAAAGCAAATGATAGAGGTTTATCAAGAATATAAGACCACAGTTTTAGGGGTTCAGGAAGTACCGGAAGAAGATGTTAATAAATATGGCATAGTGGATGGAAAACATATCGAGGGTAAGGTATATAAGGTTAAGGATTTAATAGAAAAACCTGCTATAAAAGATGCACCCTCTAATGTAGCTATTTTAGGTAGATACATTATTAATTCCGCTATATTTGATATTCTAGAACATACCCAACCGGGAAAAGGTGGAGAGATTCAACTAACTGATGCCTTAAAAGAACTGGCTCGGCAAGAGGCGGTTTATGCTTATAGCTTTGAAGGTAGAAGGTATGATGTAGGAGACAAACAGGGCTTTTTAGAGGCCACTGTAGAGCATGCATTAAGAAGAGAAGATTTGCGAGAAGGATTTCTAGAGTACCTAAGAAAGATTATTGCACTTGATGAGGCAGCGGTTACTAAAGAGTGA
- a CDS encoding LCP family protein: protein MAKKIRIKKKLPLIIFSLLMVGVFFVGYAVATEFFFPKHPTSVVNDDEKDDKDILNERLNFLLLGMDARDGEAVARTDSIIFVSIDKESNQMSMLSIPRDTRVQIPGYGNDKINAANVFGGPELASEAVSKLLGVDIDYYVLTNFNGFKGIVDAIGGVDYYVDRDMRYYDPVDGTRIELKEGQQVLDGDKALQLVRFRNYPNGDIERAEQQQRFLKALAQQMLQPSTVTKIHRLVPAINDAVETNLGVSQMIRLAKAAANFGSAEIVTQTLPGRFADIDGISYWFVEPEDAHQAVMALFEGKTLDVIQGTTIVQNTKPTPPPAQKQEERKDENKDVNTEQEVQGSDAEPVGETNKPEEETEEGDNPVKDEDTGTAPEPAQPESNDDTTPWLPSNDEVQ, encoded by the coding sequence GTGGCGAAAAAAATTAGGATTAAGAAAAAACTTCCTTTAATAATATTTTCCTTACTGATGGTAGGGGTCTTTTTTGTCGGTTACGCAGTGGCAACGGAATTTTTCTTCCCCAAACATCCCACCAGTGTAGTTAATGACGATGAAAAAGACGATAAGGACATCTTAAATGAGCGGCTAAACTTCCTGCTGTTGGGTATGGATGCCCGGGACGGTGAAGCTGTGGCCCGCACCGACTCGATTATCTTTGTCAGCATAGATAAAGAGTCCAACCAAATGTCCATGCTGTCAATACCCAGAGATACCAGGGTACAGATACCCGGCTACGGCAATGATAAAATTAACGCAGCCAACGTATTTGGCGGGCCGGAACTGGCCAGTGAAGCGGTATCTAAGCTCTTGGGGGTCGATATAGACTATTATGTATTAACTAACTTCAACGGCTTTAAGGGTATAGTGGATGCCATTGGCGGCGTAGATTATTACGTAGACCGGGATATGAGATATTATGACCCCGTGGATGGAACCCGCATCGAACTCAAAGAGGGCCAGCAGGTACTGGATGGAGACAAGGCCCTGCAGCTGGTGCGCTTCCGCAATTACCCAAACGGTGACATTGAACGGGCAGAACAGCAGCAGCGGTTTTTAAAGGCCCTTGCCCAGCAGATGCTGCAGCCCAGCACTGTCACCAAGATACACAGGTTGGTGCCGGCCATTAACGATGCCGTGGAGACTAACCTTGGTGTAAGTCAAATGATAAGACTGGCTAAGGCAGCTGCCAACTTTGGCAGTGCTGAAATAGTTACCCAAACACTGCCCGGGCGTTTTGCGGATATAGACGGCATCAGTTATTGGTTTGTGGAGCCGGAAGATGCTCACCAGGCTGTAATGGCCCTGTTTGAAGGTAAAACCTTAGATGTAATTCAAGGTACCACCATTGTGCAGAACACCAAACCGACACCGCCCCCGGCCCAAAAGCAGGAAGAGCGAAAGGACGAGAATAAGGATGTGAACACTGAGCAAGAGGTGCAGGGCAGTGATGCGGAACCTGTGGGTGAAACGAACAAACCGGAAGAGGAAACCGAAGAAGGGGATAATCCGGTAAAGGATGAAGACACAGGTACAGCACCGGAACCGGCACAGCCGGAAAGCA